In Rosa chinensis cultivar Old Blush chromosome 1, RchiOBHm-V2, whole genome shotgun sequence, a genomic segment contains:
- the LOC112193602 gene encoding pentatricopeptide repeat-containing protein At2g19280 isoform X1, giving the protein MKVLSWMIRNVYATRLKLIMFRTSTIKPLSSISTSSNQTADDDDDEMKRIMLILAKRPWILGCQNGYNVYRNQFNVVQILNYLFEESLDANLALYFFKWSECCAASKHTVWTVCRMVHILVSGNLNHRAVDLLLRLVRNHSEEETCSLLLEVLYGTHSERRVLETVCSMLVDQYIKEGMVNVALNVTYEMKHLNIFPSGGVCNTLLRALLESNQVDFAWDFLEVMRTRGLGLNSSIISLFIHKYCSEGDLGSGFKLLVEMKKYGIQPDVVSYTIVIHSLCKMSYLKEATTLLFKMTQLGISPDSVLISSVIDGHCQLRQTAAAIKILKIFRPPLNIFLYNSFTSKLCTDGNMFEASELFLEMSEFGLLPDCVCYSTIIGGYCKVKDMNRAFLYFGRMLKSGITPSATTYTLLIDAYCKSGDIEMAEDMFQAMLSEGLPPDIVTYNTLMDGFGRKGHLQKVFGVLDMMNSSNVSPDVVTYNTLIHSLATRGFANEAKQIMFELIKRGFSLDVAAFTNVIDGFSKKGNFEEVFFVWFCMSEHEVKPDVVTCSALLNGYCKKRQMEQANVLFRKMLDIGLHPDLILYNTLIRGFCNVGSIDDACNLICMMVENGILPNNITHRALVLGFGKKRVRNPFLVAALKLQEILLRYGIHADFDEYLIPESCTH; this is encoded by the exons ATGAAGGTGTTGTCGTGGATGATTAGAAATGTGTATGCTACTCGCTTGAAGCTCATCATGTTCAGGACAAGTACAATCAAACCTCTTTCTTCCATATCCACCTCAAG TAACCAGACggcagatgatgatgatgatgaaatgaaaagaaTCATGTTGATACTCGCGAAACGTCCTTGGATTCTTGGTTGTCAGAATGGGTATAATGTCTATCGGAATCAGTTCAATGTAGTACAGATTTTGAACTATTTGTTTGAGGAGAGTTTGGATGCTAATCTTGCTTTATACTTTTTCAAGTGGTCAGAATGTTGCGCCGCATCAAAGCATACGGTTTGGACTGTATGTCGAATGGTACATATTTTGGTTTCTGGGAACTTGAATCACAGAGCAGTGGACCTGCTACTGCGTCTTGTGAGAAATCATTCTGAAGAGGAGACATGTAGTTTGTTACTAGAAGTTCTTTATGGAACCCACAGCGAAAGAAGGGTTTTAGAAACTGTGTGTAGCATGCTAGTCGATCAGTATATTAAGGAAGGCATGGTGAACGTGGCTCTGAATGTGACATATGAAATGAAGCACCTAAACATTTTTCCTTCTGGTGGAGTCTGCAACACTCTGCTGCGAGCATTATTAGAATCAAACCAGGTGGACTTTGCATGGGATTTCTTGGAAGTTATGCGGACAAGAGGACTGGGTTTGAATTCTTCTATTATAAGTCTCTTCATTCATAAGTACTGTAGTGAGGGTGATCTGGGAAGTGGTTTCAAGTTGCTTGTTGAAATGAAGAAGTATGGGATTCAACCTGATGTTGTTTCATATACAATTGTTATTCATTCCCTTTGCAAGATGTCTTATTTGAAAGAAGCCACTACTTTATTGTTTAAGATGACTCAGTTGGGTATCTCTCCTGATTCGGTCTTGATTAGTTCAGTTATTGATGGCCACTGCCAGTTGAGACAAACAGCGGCTGCAATTAAGATACTGAAGATCTTCCGTCCTCCCCTCAATATTTTTTTGTACAATAGCTTTACTTCAAAGCTATGTACAGATGGCAACATGTTTGAAGCTTCTGAACTTTTTCTTGAGATGTCTGAGTTTGGCTTGCTCCCAGATTGTGTTTGTTACTCAACCATAATAGGGGGCTACTGCAAAGTGAAAGACATGAATAGAGCTTTTCTGTATTTTGGAAGAATGTTAAAAAGTGGAATTACACCATCTGCTACCACATACACGTTGCTCATCGATGCTTACTGCAAGTCTGGAGATATAGAAATGGCCGAAGATATGTTTCAAGCAATGCTTTCAGAGGGTCTACCACCTGATATTGTGACTTACAACACTTTAATGGATGGCTTCGGAAGGAAGGGACACTTACAAAAGGTTTTTGGGGTCTTAGATATGATGAATTCTTCTAATGTTTCCCCTGATGTTGTTACATATAACACTCTCATTCATAGTCTTGCCACAAGAGGATTTGCCAATGAGGCAAAACAAATCATGTTTGAACTTATCAAAAGGGGTTTCTCCCTGGATGTAGCAGCATTCACTAATGTTATAGACGGGTTTTCAAAGAAGGGGAACTTTGAGGAAGTCTTTTTTGTGTGGTTCTGCATGAGTGAGCATGAGGTCAAACCCGATGTAGTGACATGCAGTGCCCTTCTCAACGGATACTGTAAGAAACGTCAAATGGAACAAGCCAATGTATTATTTCGCAAGATGCTTGATATTGGATTACATCCAGACCTGATACTGTATAACACTTTGATTCGTGGATTTTGTAATGTTGGAAGCATTGATGATGCTTGCAACTTGATATGTATGATGGTTGAAAATGGTATCCTTCCCAATAACATTACTCACCGGGCACTTGTCCTTGGGTTCGGAAAAAAGAGGGTTAGGAATCCTTTTTTAGTGGCAGCTCTTAAATTGCAAGAAATTCTTCTCAGATATGGTATTCATGctgattttgatgaatatttAATACCAGAAAGCTGCACCCATTGA
- the LOC112193602 gene encoding pentatricopeptide repeat-containing protein At2g19280 isoform X2, with protein sequence MECCAASKHTVWTVCRMVHILVSGNLNHRAVDLLLRLVRNHSEEETCSLLLEVLYGTHSERRVLETVCSMLVDQYIKEGMVNVALNVTYEMKHLNIFPSGGVCNTLLRALLESNQVDFAWDFLEVMRTRGLGLNSSIISLFIHKYCSEGDLGSGFKLLVEMKKYGIQPDVVSYTIVIHSLCKMSYLKEATTLLFKMTQLGISPDSVLISSVIDGHCQLRQTAAAIKILKIFRPPLNIFLYNSFTSKLCTDGNMFEASELFLEMSEFGLLPDCVCYSTIIGGYCKVKDMNRAFLYFGRMLKSGITPSATTYTLLIDAYCKSGDIEMAEDMFQAMLSEGLPPDIVTYNTLMDGFGRKGHLQKVFGVLDMMNSSNVSPDVVTYNTLIHSLATRGFANEAKQIMFELIKRGFSLDVAAFTNVIDGFSKKGNFEEVFFVWFCMSEHEVKPDVVTCSALLNGYCKKRQMEQANVLFRKMLDIGLHPDLILYNTLIRGFCNVGSIDDACNLICMMVENGILPNNITHRALVLGFGKKRVRNPFLVAALKLQEILLRYGIHADFDEYLIPESCTH encoded by the exons ATGG AATGTTGCGCCGCATCAAAGCATACGGTTTGGACTGTATGTCGAATGGTACATATTTTGGTTTCTGGGAACTTGAATCACAGAGCAGTGGACCTGCTACTGCGTCTTGTGAGAAATCATTCTGAAGAGGAGACATGTAGTTTGTTACTAGAAGTTCTTTATGGAACCCACAGCGAAAGAAGGGTTTTAGAAACTGTGTGTAGCATGCTAGTCGATCAGTATATTAAGGAAGGCATGGTGAACGTGGCTCTGAATGTGACATATGAAATGAAGCACCTAAACATTTTTCCTTCTGGTGGAGTCTGCAACACTCTGCTGCGAGCATTATTAGAATCAAACCAGGTGGACTTTGCATGGGATTTCTTGGAAGTTATGCGGACAAGAGGACTGGGTTTGAATTCTTCTATTATAAGTCTCTTCATTCATAAGTACTGTAGTGAGGGTGATCTGGGAAGTGGTTTCAAGTTGCTTGTTGAAATGAAGAAGTATGGGATTCAACCTGATGTTGTTTCATATACAATTGTTATTCATTCCCTTTGCAAGATGTCTTATTTGAAAGAAGCCACTACTTTATTGTTTAAGATGACTCAGTTGGGTATCTCTCCTGATTCGGTCTTGATTAGTTCAGTTATTGATGGCCACTGCCAGTTGAGACAAACAGCGGCTGCAATTAAGATACTGAAGATCTTCCGTCCTCCCCTCAATATTTTTTTGTACAATAGCTTTACTTCAAAGCTATGTACAGATGGCAACATGTTTGAAGCTTCTGAACTTTTTCTTGAGATGTCTGAGTTTGGCTTGCTCCCAGATTGTGTTTGTTACTCAACCATAATAGGGGGCTACTGCAAAGTGAAAGACATGAATAGAGCTTTTCTGTATTTTGGAAGAATGTTAAAAAGTGGAATTACACCATCTGCTACCACATACACGTTGCTCATCGATGCTTACTGCAAGTCTGGAGATATAGAAATGGCCGAAGATATGTTTCAAGCAATGCTTTCAGAGGGTCTACCACCTGATATTGTGACTTACAACACTTTAATGGATGGCTTCGGAAGGAAGGGACACTTACAAAAGGTTTTTGGGGTCTTAGATATGATGAATTCTTCTAATGTTTCCCCTGATGTTGTTACATATAACACTCTCATTCATAGTCTTGCCACAAGAGGATTTGCCAATGAGGCAAAACAAATCATGTTTGAACTTATCAAAAGGGGTTTCTCCCTGGATGTAGCAGCATTCACTAATGTTATAGACGGGTTTTCAAAGAAGGGGAACTTTGAGGAAGTCTTTTTTGTGTGGTTCTGCATGAGTGAGCATGAGGTCAAACCCGATGTAGTGACATGCAGTGCCCTTCTCAACGGATACTGTAAGAAACGTCAAATGGAACAAGCCAATGTATTATTTCGCAAGATGCTTGATATTGGATTACATCCAGACCTGATACTGTATAACACTTTGATTCGTGGATTTTGTAATGTTGGAAGCATTGATGATGCTTGCAACTTGATATGTATGATGGTTGAAAATGGTATCCTTCCCAATAACATTACTCACCGGGCACTTGTCCTTGGGTTCGGAAAAAAGAGGGTTAGGAATCCTTTTTTAGTGGCAGCTCTTAAATTGCAAGAAATTCTTCTCAGATATGGTATTCATGctgattttgatgaatatttAATACCAGAAAGCTGCACCCATTGA
- the LOC112193602 gene encoding pentatricopeptide repeat-containing protein At2g19280 isoform X3, translating to MVHILVSGNLNHRAVDLLLRLVRNHSEEETCSLLLEVLYGTHSERRVLETVCSMLVDQYIKEGMVNVALNVTYEMKHLNIFPSGGVCNTLLRALLESNQVDFAWDFLEVMRTRGLGLNSSIISLFIHKYCSEGDLGSGFKLLVEMKKYGIQPDVVSYTIVIHSLCKMSYLKEATTLLFKMTQLGISPDSVLISSVIDGHCQLRQTAAAIKILKIFRPPLNIFLYNSFTSKLCTDGNMFEASELFLEMSEFGLLPDCVCYSTIIGGYCKVKDMNRAFLYFGRMLKSGITPSATTYTLLIDAYCKSGDIEMAEDMFQAMLSEGLPPDIVTYNTLMDGFGRKGHLQKVFGVLDMMNSSNVSPDVVTYNTLIHSLATRGFANEAKQIMFELIKRGFSLDVAAFTNVIDGFSKKGNFEEVFFVWFCMSEHEVKPDVVTCSALLNGYCKKRQMEQANVLFRKMLDIGLHPDLILYNTLIRGFCNVGSIDDACNLICMMVENGILPNNITHRALVLGFGKKRVRNPFLVAALKLQEILLRYGIHADFDEYLIPESCTH from the coding sequence ATGGTACATATTTTGGTTTCTGGGAACTTGAATCACAGAGCAGTGGACCTGCTACTGCGTCTTGTGAGAAATCATTCTGAAGAGGAGACATGTAGTTTGTTACTAGAAGTTCTTTATGGAACCCACAGCGAAAGAAGGGTTTTAGAAACTGTGTGTAGCATGCTAGTCGATCAGTATATTAAGGAAGGCATGGTGAACGTGGCTCTGAATGTGACATATGAAATGAAGCACCTAAACATTTTTCCTTCTGGTGGAGTCTGCAACACTCTGCTGCGAGCATTATTAGAATCAAACCAGGTGGACTTTGCATGGGATTTCTTGGAAGTTATGCGGACAAGAGGACTGGGTTTGAATTCTTCTATTATAAGTCTCTTCATTCATAAGTACTGTAGTGAGGGTGATCTGGGAAGTGGTTTCAAGTTGCTTGTTGAAATGAAGAAGTATGGGATTCAACCTGATGTTGTTTCATATACAATTGTTATTCATTCCCTTTGCAAGATGTCTTATTTGAAAGAAGCCACTACTTTATTGTTTAAGATGACTCAGTTGGGTATCTCTCCTGATTCGGTCTTGATTAGTTCAGTTATTGATGGCCACTGCCAGTTGAGACAAACAGCGGCTGCAATTAAGATACTGAAGATCTTCCGTCCTCCCCTCAATATTTTTTTGTACAATAGCTTTACTTCAAAGCTATGTACAGATGGCAACATGTTTGAAGCTTCTGAACTTTTTCTTGAGATGTCTGAGTTTGGCTTGCTCCCAGATTGTGTTTGTTACTCAACCATAATAGGGGGCTACTGCAAAGTGAAAGACATGAATAGAGCTTTTCTGTATTTTGGAAGAATGTTAAAAAGTGGAATTACACCATCTGCTACCACATACACGTTGCTCATCGATGCTTACTGCAAGTCTGGAGATATAGAAATGGCCGAAGATATGTTTCAAGCAATGCTTTCAGAGGGTCTACCACCTGATATTGTGACTTACAACACTTTAATGGATGGCTTCGGAAGGAAGGGACACTTACAAAAGGTTTTTGGGGTCTTAGATATGATGAATTCTTCTAATGTTTCCCCTGATGTTGTTACATATAACACTCTCATTCATAGTCTTGCCACAAGAGGATTTGCCAATGAGGCAAAACAAATCATGTTTGAACTTATCAAAAGGGGTTTCTCCCTGGATGTAGCAGCATTCACTAATGTTATAGACGGGTTTTCAAAGAAGGGGAACTTTGAGGAAGTCTTTTTTGTGTGGTTCTGCATGAGTGAGCATGAGGTCAAACCCGATGTAGTGACATGCAGTGCCCTTCTCAACGGATACTGTAAGAAACGTCAAATGGAACAAGCCAATGTATTATTTCGCAAGATGCTTGATATTGGATTACATCCAGACCTGATACTGTATAACACTTTGATTCGTGGATTTTGTAATGTTGGAAGCATTGATGATGCTTGCAACTTGATATGTATGATGGTTGAAAATGGTATCCTTCCCAATAACATTACTCACCGGGCACTTGTCCTTGGGTTCGGAAAAAAGAGGGTTAGGAATCCTTTTTTAGTGGCAGCTCTTAAATTGCAAGAAATTCTTCTCAGATATGGTATTCATGctgattttgatgaatatttAATACCAGAAAGCTGCACCCATTGA